The DNA segment GCCACCCGCAAATCAGAATCGCTCAACATGGAAGTAAGCTTTTGCAGGATGCAGTTAAAGGACCTACTGCCGAGGTCCCGTTGTTTCGCCCCGAGGCCATGGCCTCGACGCAGGTGAACCGGTTCGGTCGCGTACTCATTCAGCAACCCTTGGGTTATACGGTTTCGGCGCTGCTGGCGGTGGCGTTGATTGCGCTGATCGCTGCATTCGCCTACTTCGGCACCTACACTCGAAAAGCGACAGTGACCGGTCTGCTGATGCCGGAGCAGGGCATCTTTCGCCTGGCTTCAAGCGGGGCGGGTTACATCGCCCAAGTCAAGGTTAAAGAAGGCCAGGCCGTTGAGCCAGGTGACGTTCTTTTTGTCGTCTCCGGCGAACGATTAAGCGCGGCCGGCGCGACTCAGCAACTAATCTCCGAACAACTGAACCAGCGCCAGTTGTTGCTACAGCGCAACAGAACGCTGGCTGATGAACGAACTCATGGCCAGTTACGCATGCTGGACGCGCGGCTGCGTTCTGTTGAGGAAGAGCAGGCTCGGTTGAGTGAAGAAGTGCAGTTGCTGGGGCGGCGCGTTGAACTCTCCCACGCCCACTTGAAACGCCAACAGGAACTGGTGGCGGCCAATTTTATTTCGCTTGCCCAACTTCAGCAGAGCGAGGCGGACCTGCTCGCGCTGCAGGGGCAGCAGCAGAGCCTGAGACGTACCCAGGCCAATCTGCGGCGTGAACGCACGGACCTGCTGGCGCAGCGGCAGGACACCGAGCATCGTCATCAGGGCGAAATTTCCGACATCGACAGCAGCGTAGCCGTGATCCGCCAGGAACAGGCCGAAAACGAGGTGCGTGGCGAACAGATCATTGCTGCGCCGTTCAGTGGCGTGGTGACCGGCTTGAGTGTTCAGCCCGGCCAGCAGGTGGCGGCCGGCGCGTTGCTGGCCAGTGTCATCCCTCGCCAAGTCAAACTGGCTGCCCATGTCTATGTCGCGGCGCGTCAGGCTGGGTTTGTCGAGCCGGGGCAAACGGCGCTGATGCGTTATGCGGCCTATCCGTACCAGAAATTCGGATCGGCCCGTGCCACGGTGCAGGACATTGTCCGCAGCCCCTATGCCCTGCAGGAATTGCCCGCGCACATCGCCAGCGTGCTGCAAAGCGCAGAGGGGGCCACGCAATTGTTCTACCGCGTGAGCCTGGCTATCGAGGCGCAGGACCTGTTGGTCTACGGCCAGCGCCAGCCGCTGCAGGTGGGCATGCTGCTCGAAGCAGACATCATTCAGGACAAGCGCCGCATCTATGAGTGGGCCCTGGAGCCTATCTACTCAGTGACTGGAAAGTGGTCCACTCAATAAACAAGGATTGTCATGGTGCGTTTTATCGTTTCGGCGTGGCTGGTGCTGGTGGCCATGCCGGGTCTGGTGCAGGCCGATACCCGGCAACCGGTGATGGCCGTCGAGCACATTGCCGAGTACCGGCTGGCCAACGGGCTGACCGTCATCCTCGCCCCCGATAGCTCGGTCGGTACGCTTAACGTCGATCTGGTCTACCGAAGCGGCTCGCTGGCTGACCCGCAGGGCCGCAGCGGTACTGCACACCTGCTTGAACACCTGATGTTCAAAGGCACACCCCAGCGCAGCGGCGAACAACTGACCGATGGTTTGCGCCAGCGTGGCATCCAGTTCAATGCCACCACCAGCTACGATCGCACCCGCTACTCGGCGGTGCTGAGTGACGACCCTCAAGCACTGGATTACCTGCTGGCGCTGGAGGCCGAGCGCATGACGGCGCTGCGCTTCGAGCCTGCGGCCTTGCAGGCGGAAACCGAGGTTGTTCTGCG comes from the Pseudomonas sp. StFLB209 genome and includes:
- a CDS encoding HlyD family secretion protein — its product is MQDAVKGPTAEVPLFRPEAMASTQVNRFGRVLIQQPLGYTVSALLAVALIALIAAFAYFGTYTRKATVTGLLMPEQGIFRLASSGAGYIAQVKVKEGQAVEPGDVLFVVSGERLSAAGATQQLISEQLNQRQLLLQRNRTLADERTHGQLRMLDARLRSVEEEQARLSEEVQLLGRRVELSHAHLKRQQELVAANFISLAQLQQSEADLLALQGQQQSLRRTQANLRRERTDLLAQRQDTEHRHQGEISDIDSSVAVIRQEQAENEVRGEQIIAAPFSGVVTGLSVQPGQQVAAGALLASVIPRQVKLAAHVYVAARQAGFVEPGQTALMRYAAYPYQKFGSARATVQDIVRSPYALQELPAHIASVLQSAEGATQLFYRVSLAIEAQDLLVYGQRQPLQVGMLLEADIIQDKRRIYEWALEPIYSVTGKWSTQ